One Mycolicibacterium fortuitum subsp. fortuitum genomic window carries:
- a CDS encoding dipeptidase yields the protein MTDVVQRVQQVLPSVRSDLEDLVRIQSVWADPARRDEVHRSAQAVAKLLSEAGFPEVRIVSEGGAPAVIAHYPPPAGAPTVLLYAHHDVQPEGDPAQWDSAPFEPTERDGRLYGRGTADDKAGIATHLAAIRAFDGKPPVGVTVFVEGEEESGSPSLGALLAAHKEALAADVIVIADSDNWSTEIPALTVTLRGLADCVVEVATLDHGLHSGLWGGVVPDALSVLVRLLASLHDDDGNVAISGLHEATAADVDRGPDWVRHESGLLDGVAEIGSGSVVQRMWAKPAITVIGIDTTSIDKSSNTLIPRARAKISMRVAPGGDAHAHLEALTRHLEAHVPWGAQVTVTPGDVGQPYAIDASGSVYDAARSAFRTAWGTDPVDMGMGGSIPFIAEFAEAFPDATILVTGVEDPGTQAHSVNESLHLGVLEKAATAEALLLEKLGQSDR from the coding sequence ATGACTGATGTCGTGCAGCGGGTCCAGCAGGTGTTGCCGTCGGTCCGGTCCGATTTGGAGGATCTGGTCCGCATCCAATCGGTGTGGGCCGACCCGGCCCGGCGCGACGAAGTTCACCGCAGCGCCCAGGCCGTCGCAAAGCTGTTGTCGGAAGCGGGCTTTCCCGAGGTCCGGATCGTCAGTGAAGGCGGTGCGCCCGCGGTGATCGCGCACTATCCGCCGCCTGCGGGTGCGCCGACGGTTCTGCTGTACGCCCACCATGACGTGCAGCCCGAAGGCGATCCAGCCCAGTGGGACTCCGCGCCGTTCGAGCCCACCGAGCGCGACGGCCGCCTCTACGGTCGGGGCACTGCTGACGACAAAGCCGGTATCGCAACGCATCTGGCCGCCATCCGGGCTTTCGACGGCAAGCCCCCGGTCGGCGTCACCGTCTTCGTCGAAGGCGAGGAGGAATCGGGATCACCGTCGCTGGGGGCGCTCTTGGCTGCCCACAAAGAGGCTTTGGCCGCCGACGTCATCGTCATCGCCGACTCCGACAACTGGAGCACCGAGATCCCGGCTCTGACCGTGACCCTGCGCGGCCTGGCAGATTGTGTGGTCGAGGTCGCCACCCTGGACCACGGCTTGCACTCTGGGCTGTGGGGCGGGGTGGTGCCCGATGCGCTGAGTGTGCTGGTCCGGTTGTTGGCAAGCCTGCACGACGACGACGGCAACGTGGCGATCTCCGGCCTGCACGAAGCGACCGCGGCTGACGTCGACCGTGGACCGGACTGGGTCCGTCATGAATCCGGACTGCTGGACGGAGTAGCAGAGATTGGTTCCGGCTCAGTGGTGCAACGTATGTGGGCCAAGCCTGCGATCACCGTCATCGGTATCGACACCACGTCCATCGACAAGTCGTCGAACACCCTGATCCCACGCGCCCGCGCCAAGATCAGCATGCGGGTCGCGCCCGGCGGCGACGCCCACGCGCACCTGGAGGCGTTGACCCGTCACCTCGAGGCGCACGTTCCGTGGGGCGCCCAGGTCACGGTTACCCCGGGCGACGTCGGCCAGCCCTACGCGATCGACGCCTCCGGGTCGGTGTACGACGCAGCCCGTTCCGCGTTCCGCACCGCCTGGGGAACCGACCCGGTGGACATGGGCATGGGCGGTTCGATCCCGTTCATCGCCGAATTCGCCGAAGCCTTCCCGGACGCGACGATTCTGGTGACCGGCGTCGAGGACCCCGGCACCCAGGCGCACAGCGTGAACGAAAGCCTGCACCTGGGAGTTTTGGAGAAGGCGGCGACGGCCGAAGCGCTGCTGCTGGAGAAGCTGGGGCAATCAGACCGATAG
- a CDS encoding L,D-transpeptidase — protein MGQATTVTRPYRGLFRRAVVAMVPAMMLGLTACGGEDPKGAPPIITDKGTPYGDLLVPRVNASVTDGAVGVTVDAPVTVSAENGVLGGVTMTNEQGVSVAGKFSADGLTWSTTDPLDYNEQYTLNAQSLGLGGVANRRLRFETHSPANLTMPYVLPNDGEVVGVGQPVAVRFDENISDRLAAQRAITVKTNPPVEGAFYWLNNREVRWRPAKYWKPGTSVDVTVNTYGVELGDGLFGQGNVTTHFTIGDEVIASADDNTKTLTIRRNGEVVKAMPISMGKNSSPTNNGVYIIGDRFDHMVMDSSTYGVPVNSPNGYRTEVDFATQMSYSGIYVHGAPWSVGSQGYSNVSHGCLNVSTANARWFYENTKRGDIVEVVNTVGSVLPGTEGLGDWNIPWDQWRTGNAST, from the coding sequence ATGGGGCAGGCCACGACGGTGACCCGTCCGTATCGGGGATTGTTCCGGCGAGCAGTTGTTGCCATGGTGCCGGCGATGATGCTGGGCCTGACGGCTTGCGGGGGCGAAGACCCCAAGGGCGCTCCGCCCATCATCACCGACAAGGGCACTCCTTACGGTGACCTGTTGGTGCCCAGGGTGAATGCTTCGGTGACCGATGGTGCCGTCGGGGTCACTGTCGACGCGCCGGTCACGGTGAGCGCAGAGAACGGTGTGCTCGGCGGTGTCACCATGACCAACGAACAAGGTGTCAGCGTCGCGGGGAAGTTCAGTGCGGACGGGCTGACGTGGTCGACTACCGACCCGCTGGATTACAACGAGCAGTACACCCTCAATGCGCAGTCGCTGGGGCTCGGGGGCGTAGCCAACCGCAGGTTGCGGTTCGAGACGCATTCGCCGGCGAACCTGACGATGCCCTATGTTCTGCCCAATGACGGGGAAGTGGTCGGCGTGGGTCAGCCGGTCGCGGTCCGCTTCGATGAGAACATCTCCGACCGGCTGGCCGCCCAGCGTGCCATCACCGTCAAGACCAACCCGCCGGTCGAAGGCGCGTTCTACTGGCTCAACAATCGCGAAGTACGTTGGCGTCCGGCGAAATACTGGAAGCCGGGCACGTCGGTGGACGTAACGGTCAATACCTACGGTGTCGAGTTGGGCGATGGGCTGTTCGGTCAGGGCAATGTCACGACACACTTCACGATCGGCGACGAGGTGATCGCCTCCGCCGATGACAACACAAAGACGCTGACCATTCGGCGTAACGGCGAGGTCGTCAAGGCCATGCCGATCTCCATGGGCAAGAACAGTTCTCCGACCAACAACGGCGTGTACATCATCGGCGATCGTTTCGACCACATGGTGATGGATTCGTCCACCTACGGGGTGCCGGTCAACTCGCCCAACGGGTATCGCACCGAAGTCGACTTCGCCACCCAGATGTCCTACAGCGGCATCTACGTGCACGGTGCCCCGTGGTCGGTCGGCAGCCAGGGCTACAGCAATGTCAGCCACGGCTGCCTCAACGTCAGTACCGCCAACGCCCGGTGGTTCTACGAGAACACCAAACGCGGCGACATCGTCGAGGTCGTCAACACCGTCGGCTCGGTGTTGCCGGGCACAGAGGGCCTGGGGGACTGGAACATCCCCTGGGATCAGTGGCGCACCGGCAACGCCAGCACGTGA
- a CDS encoding holo-ACP synthase AcpS, translated as MAIMGIGIDVVSIPDFAEQVDRPGTVFAETFTPGERRDAADKSSSAARHLAARWAAKEAVIKAWSSSRFSKRPALPEGIHRDIEVVTDMWGRPKVRLSGEIAKHLETVTIHVSLTHEADTAAAVAIIEEL; from the coding sequence ATGGCGATTATGGGCATAGGCATCGATGTGGTTTCCATACCTGATTTCGCCGAGCAGGTGGATCGGCCGGGAACCGTGTTCGCCGAGACGTTTACGCCAGGTGAGCGCCGGGACGCCGCGGACAAGAGTTCGTCGGCGGCCCGGCACCTGGCGGCGCGGTGGGCGGCGAAGGAAGCGGTGATCAAGGCCTGGTCGAGTTCGCGGTTCTCCAAGCGGCCGGCCCTGCCGGAGGGGATCCACCGCGATATCGAGGTGGTCACCGACATGTGGGGTCGGCCCAAGGTGCGGCTGTCCGGCGAGATCGCCAAGCACCTGGAGACCGTCACCATCCACGTCTCGCTCACCCACGAGGCCGACACCGCCGCCGCGGTGGCGATCATCGAGGAGCTCTAA
- a CDS encoding DUF899 domain-containing protein: MTTGKPPIVDQQTWRTALDEVRRREKAATRELDAIAAARRRLPMVELPDYTLIGADGPVRLVDIFDGRSQLITYHHMWTDGAEWQCGGCTGFTSQFTRLDFLDNYDARFVIVTNGPIDEALAYRDKVGNQMEWFSSSQSPFGADVDAAPGEGFAVNVFLRDGDTVYRTWHTNGRGTEQLSHTFALIDVLPYGRQEEWLDSPEGWPSHPTYSGWLDSPDVARLYGKANA, encoded by the coding sequence ATGACGACAGGAAAACCGCCGATAGTCGACCAGCAGACCTGGCGCACCGCGCTCGACGAGGTGCGGCGCCGGGAGAAGGCCGCCACCCGGGAACTGGACGCGATCGCTGCAGCACGACGGCGCCTTCCGATGGTGGAATTGCCCGACTACACGCTGATCGGCGCGGACGGTCCGGTACGGCTGGTCGACATATTCGACGGCCGCAGTCAATTGATCACCTACCACCACATGTGGACCGACGGCGCCGAATGGCAGTGCGGCGGTTGCACCGGCTTCACATCGCAGTTCACTCGGCTCGACTTCCTGGACAACTACGACGCCCGCTTCGTCATCGTCACCAACGGACCGATCGACGAAGCGCTGGCCTACCGCGACAAGGTCGGCAATCAGATGGAGTGGTTCTCGTCGTCGCAGAGCCCGTTCGGCGCCGACGTCGACGCTGCCCCGGGCGAGGGATTCGCCGTGAACGTGTTCCTGCGCGACGGCGATACCGTCTATCGCACGTGGCACACCAACGGTCGTGGCACCGAACAGCTCAGCCACACCTTCGCGTTGATCGATGTGTTGCCCTACGGCCGGCAGGAGGAATGGCTCGATTCGCCCGAGGGCTGGCCGTCGCATCCCACATACTCGGGCTGGCTCGACAGCCCCGACGTCGCCCGCCTGTACGGAAAGGCAAACGCATGA
- a CDS encoding SDR family oxidoreductase → MSGQRADAAGLRLLVVGASSGIGHAVAVSATERGAKVAVAARRIDLLNSLAEAIGGFAFELDVEDSAAINRVVNEAADALGGLDAVVFTSTVIPFAYIEDTDVATWLHAFSVNTIGANNVLRAAAPRLSENGVVLVASSYDVGRPRAGVAAYSASKAALDEILNSWRIEHPELSLLRVGVGPTDDTEILRGADRDLLDQLVKTWVAQGALPARMSALRDVANTLVSLVATAYENPSVVPEVVQLAPRIKKKTGAVDAAT, encoded by the coding sequence ATGAGCGGTCAACGAGCCGACGCGGCCGGGCTGCGTCTCCTCGTCGTCGGTGCCTCGTCGGGCATCGGCCACGCTGTTGCAGTCAGTGCCACCGAACGCGGTGCCAAGGTCGCCGTGGCTGCGCGACGTATCGACCTCTTGAATTCCCTGGCCGAGGCCATCGGCGGATTCGCCTTCGAACTCGACGTCGAGGACTCCGCGGCCATCAATCGCGTCGTCAATGAGGCGGCCGACGCCCTGGGCGGTCTGGATGCGGTGGTGTTCACCAGCACGGTGATCCCGTTCGCCTACATCGAGGACACCGATGTGGCCACCTGGTTGCACGCGTTCAGCGTCAACACCATCGGCGCCAACAATGTGCTGCGTGCCGCGGCGCCGCGCTTGTCCGAGAACGGCGTGGTGCTGGTGGCTTCCAGTTACGACGTGGGTCGTCCGCGGGCCGGTGTGGCGGCATACAGCGCGAGCAAGGCCGCCCTCGACGAAATCTTGAACTCCTGGCGCATCGAACATCCTGAGCTGTCGCTGCTCCGGGTGGGGGTCGGCCCGACTGACGACACCGAGATCCTGCGCGGTGCCGACCGTGATCTGCTGGACCAGTTGGTCAAGACATGGGTGGCCCAGGGTGCGCTGCCCGCGCGGATGTCGGCCTTGCGCGACGTTGCGAACACGCTGGTGTCGCTGGTGGCGACCGCCTACGAGAATCCGTCGGTGGTGCCCGAGGTCGTGCAGCTGGCGCCGCGGATCAAGAAGAAGACCGGCGCGGTCGACGCGGCGACGTAG
- a CDS encoding nuclear transport factor 2 family protein — protein sequence MTELDDTVTAYLDTWNATDAGQRRALLERHWSRGVTYTDPLAEVSGHDGVSAAIEAVHSQFPGFVFTLVSGPDTHHRQARFQWGLGPSDADPVVVGFDVLSTDGDGRIQTVLGFLDQVPA from the coding sequence ATGACCGAGCTCGACGACACCGTTACCGCGTACCTCGACACCTGGAATGCCACCGATGCCGGCCAGCGGCGAGCACTGTTGGAACGGCATTGGTCGCGGGGTGTCACCTACACCGATCCGCTGGCCGAGGTGAGTGGACATGACGGGGTGTCTGCTGCCATCGAGGCTGTCCACTCCCAGTTCCCGGGATTTGTGTTCACACTCGTCAGCGGGCCCGACACCCACCACCGGCAGGCCAGATTCCAGTGGGGGCTGGGGCCGAGCGACGCCGATCCCGTGGTCGTCGGATTCGACGTACTTTCCACCGATGGTGACGGCCGGATACAGACCGTGCTCGGGTTCCTCGACCAGGTGCCCGCCTGA
- a CDS encoding DUF3618 domain-containing protein, protein MANRDPESIKREIDQARDQLALTVDSLAERANPQRLADDFKSAVIGFIKKPAVTASLAGAGVLVVVVVVRRIKRR, encoded by the coding sequence GTGGCGAACCGGGACCCGGAGAGCATCAAGCGGGAGATCGATCAGGCTCGCGATCAGCTGGCGTTGACTGTCGACTCCCTGGCAGAGCGGGCCAACCCGCAGCGTCTGGCCGACGATTTCAAGTCGGCGGTGATCGGCTTCATCAAGAAGCCAGCGGTGACAGCGTCATTGGCCGGTGCAGGTGTGCTGGTGGTGGTCGTCGTCGTCCGACGGATCAAGCGACGTTGA
- the bcp gene encoding thioredoxin-dependent thiol peroxidase, with product MPPTPRLEVGDAAPAFSLPDADGNVVKLSDYKGRKVIVYFYPAASTPGCTKQACDFRDSLAELNGAGLDVVGISPDKPEKLAKFRDKEGLTFPLLSDPDREVLTAWGAFGEKTMYGKTVQGVIRSTFVVDEKGKIAVAQYNVRATGHVAKLRRDLSV from the coding sequence ATGCCGCCAACCCCGCGCCTCGAGGTGGGAGATGCCGCCCCGGCTTTCAGCCTGCCTGATGCCGACGGCAACGTCGTCAAGCTGTCCGACTACAAGGGCCGCAAGGTCATCGTGTACTTCTACCCCGCCGCATCGACGCCTGGCTGCACCAAGCAGGCGTGCGATTTCCGTGACAGCCTCGCCGAACTCAACGGCGCCGGTCTCGATGTCGTGGGCATCTCCCCCGACAAGCCCGAGAAGCTGGCCAAGTTCCGCGACAAAGAGGGGCTCACCTTCCCGTTGCTGTCCGATCCGGACCGTGAAGTGTTGACGGCATGGGGTGCGTTCGGCGAAAAGACCATGTACGGCAAGACCGTTCAAGGTGTCATTCGCTCGACGTTCGTTGTCGACGAGAAGGGCAAGATCGCCGTGGCACAGTACAACGTGCGCGCCACCGGTCACGTCGCCAAGCTGCGTCGCGACCTATCGGTCTGA